The following DNA comes from Quercus robur chromosome 1, dhQueRobu3.1, whole genome shotgun sequence.
TGGATTTCGATTATGTTTTTACTAACCATGGTTAAACTTTCATAAAGAAATTCttatagaaatttaaaatattttgttactaatataaacataaggataattttttatcagaaatttagaatttttttccccatcaaattttgggtaaagtGGAGTGTAATTACCCCTAAATAATGAGGATAAAATTATTACTATCCAAATATATGAACTAAAATAGTAatttcacttcttcttctttttttttctgcaaaaccaccattttggtccttacttTTTTGAATCATGGTCAATCtagtctctacattttggtaatagtcaatttggtctctactAAATTTCAACTTGCagtcattttggtccctaccgttaacTCACTAACAGAAAATTCCTATGTGGCTAATGGATTGCATTGTTAGCATgtctaatattaaaaaagtaaatttgATACATAcgtgtttatattttattgacTGTAGCAACACTTAGATGCCAAAAAAGCTatgtcagcatttaaatttttttttttctttttatttactaatttctttccttttcgttttttattccttttaattttcttatggaatttcacttctctctctcaacattTATCAACAGTAGGGATGgaaatttttatccatatccatgaacCCGCCCATTACCCACCTTttttggataagtcttaacccaacccatttgagtatttgggttaaatggataaagacccatttggttatttaatttgttgggtctaaatggataaatccactaatacccactaaacccatctaaaatataaaattaaataaacccaCTAATACccttctaaaatctaaaacttaaataaacagTATAACCTCTAGATTTCTAAGCCCaagctctcactctcactctcactcagaTTTTCTCAGTAGCCAAAAACTTTCCCAAATACTTTAACCTCAAGATTTCTAAGCCCAAACAGTTTCCCTTAGATTTTctcaataaccaaacaaaaggaaattctaGAGAGAGAACGGGGATGGAATCGAAGTTCACCAAAGGAGCATCATGGTCCGTCCATGTGGCATCTGCTTCGTTTATTACTGTTGGATTGATCCTTGGGCCCACGACGATGTCTGGAAGATCGAACGGTAGAGACGGGGTGTGGTTGAACTCGGAGATGAGTGAGTCAACCTAGGACGCGATATCAGAGGGGTTGTAGTGAATGGTATCGGAAGAAGCGAGCTGGGAGAGCTCAACGGGAGAGTTGACCATGGCGGTTTCAAGGCGCTCGAGTCATTGAGCCACGTGGCAAAGATCGGAGGAGCAGACCTTGTAACTGGCGCTCCTCTGGTGAACTCCAATTCCTTATAATGCGATCCCCTTTACTCAATTCTTTGTTGCTGTGCTACTGAATTGGCTTTAGTTGAACTGAATTCCATGTTTCTAGCAAATCCATTCTGAGatgataattttcaaaattttgcttttttttttttaatgggataattacacataacccacctgtggtttgggcgaaaatcactttgcctacccgtggtttgaaaagtatcacttaacccacctgaggtgtgTTTTTGTcactctccgtaacccacctcggtctctgccgttacaaaaacaccttttaaccccaaaatagaacataacgcgaatcaaaacccccaaaactcaTACACTTTTCAAGAGAGAGACCCGAGGTGCGATCAGcttgttcttcgtggtttggaGCGTGTGGAGAAggagaaaacacttgttttgcatcATCGAACCTAGGCAAGGTATGTGTGACTGTTGTTCATCTGCATTTGGGTCTGTTCCtgatttagggtttcagattttgttCAAGTGTGAACTTATTGTGTGAAAGTCTAAATTTGTACTTCCCAGGAATCATGTTATGTTGAGATGTCTTCATCAAGTGGTAATTTCTCGGGTTCATGTGGACATATGTGCAATGAGCAGACTTGTGTTTTGAGAACAAGTTTGAGTTTGCACAATTTTGGGAGGAGGTTCTTGGGTTGTAGCCGTTATAAGGTTGGTCCTAAGtgtcctttctttgtttggattgataaCCCAACCTGTCCTCGTGGGAATGAAACTGCACCTTTGGCTCTAGAAAAGATGTCTAGGTTTCAGACTGCTCTCTAACTTGCAAATGAGAGGGAAAGGACAGCTCTGGAAACGGCAGAAGAAGCTAGGCAAATGGCAGAAAAGGCTCTTGAAGAGGAAGCCAAAGccaaggagagggagagaaaggctcGAGCTGTCTGTGCAAAAGCTAAGGAAAAAGCCATTCTTGCTGAAGAGAAGCAAAGAATGTGGAagtctgcatgcattttgtcatggatcttttttgttattgttatgttgttgtgttttggctCAATTGAGTTCTCTGGAGTGAAGAGACCAAGATTGTTGCCCCTGAAGTAGTTAATTGGTTAGTAGAAATAGTTATGGCAATGGTGTTAATGAATTTGCATTGTAATAGCACTAGCCTACTGATGTAATGTTTTGATGTgtcaatgaatgaagaattggTCAATTATTGAGTATTTTGTGCATATCATAATAACCATTCAATGGAAGAAGTAATGGTCAATTATCAATTTGGctgtgcataccataacaaccattccacaataaaaatttccatacactatattagaaaaatatacttggacacaatttgtagtagcaataaataaacttccatataatttggctgtgcataccataacaaccattccacaataaaaacttccatacactctattagaaaaatatacttggacacaatttgtagtagcaataaataaacttccatataatttggttgtgcataccataacaaccattccacaataaaaacaatatacttggacacaatttgtagtagcaataaataaacttccatataatcTAGTTTGGACAAATATTGTTCCATACAAACTGTAATATCACAACTTCCATATAACAACCTGGAGTGTATTGtaccttaattacaaaaaagcacattccaaggccatcagtgattgttttttacactaattagtaattacaaaaaagcacattccaaggccagcagtgattgttttttacactaattgatAATTACAAAAGGCCAACAGTggtcttcacaaaaaaaaaaaaccaaaaaggccCACATGTTCCCACTAGCTTTACTCCCAATGCTGGCATGCGTACCCACTAGCTTCATTCATTTCTTGCCTTTACTCTTTCCTCTTTCCACCCACTGGATTCATTTTTGGTGGCCTTTGTGCAGCAAGCTGTCCTCTAGTCCTCACACCACCAGTGCTCCCACTTGCATGTGAaggctacaaaataaaaaatagatccacttgttaaaaaatatccCAAGCTACACAACCATCCAGGACTAAGTTACCTGTGAAGAACTAGGTAAGGTATCCTAGGTCTCCCTAGGTGTGTGAAACTCTAGTTGTGAGAGGAAGATAACCATCCTGCTCTCTTGTAAGATGGCCTAGGTTGATTTCCTTGCTGTGAGGATGAAGGCTGAGTGGCAGACATCATGTTGTAGGTCTGGGTAGGCTGCTGGGATGGTGGCTGAGGTGCAGATCTAGGTGCAGGCACCCCTTCCCTTGCCTGCAACAAAACCCAGTTTCAATACAGTGTCTATTGTaagtttaaaaacaagtttttttttttttttttttgccatttaaatcctaattacttacagctttttctctttgaagtcTCTGTCTCCTCTGCCATGGTGTCTCCCCAGTGATGCCAACCTTGCACCATCTTGAGTTATGCCCTTCCTTTTTGCATTTCCCACATCTTATAGGTCTGTTCTGTCTACTTGCTTTATAAGGGTTCCTAGGCTCATCAGAAGCcctctttctttgcttgggTGGTCTGCCTGGTGGTTTGTATATGTGAGGTGCCAGGAGAGCAGGCTGTCCAGTCTCAGCCCATTCTGACTGGCCAGGCATGGGAGGAAGTACCTCCTTGTATATCTCcatgtaagtttctttgaagtagCATGAGTGAGTATAGTCTTCTGGTGTCTCAATGTTTGTATAAATGGCTGTTATGGCATGTTTGCAGGGAATGCCATTTGAATCCCAAGACCTACAGCTACATGTCTTCTTCACCAAATCAACTACATGGCTCTCATACTGACTGCCTACCTCATAAAGGAAACTACCAGCTGGGGTAGCACTAAATGCCTTACTTTCAACCTTCAATTTCTCCAACCTATCTTGTATGCTTGGACACAACTTTCCAGCATACTTTTGTATCCCTTCCCTTTTTGTGTAAAGCCTAGTCATAAGTCTAACCCTAATCCACTCCAACATTGCCAAGATAGGCCTGTCCCTAGACTTCAATATCATTGCATTAAAAGACTCACTCAAATTATTTACCAAACAATCTGTTAAGGCCCTAGGAGTGAAGTGTGACCTTGTCCACTGTGCAGGTGCAATGTTTGCAAGATACTCATATAccttttcatccaaatccctTATGTACTGCATGCATCTCTCAAACTCCCTTACTGTTGTGGCAGCAGCACACCTCCACAATGCATCCTTCAGCTCCAATCCCTTGTGATCaactttgaaattgttgtagatGTGTTTCACACAGTATCTATGCTCCACGGTAGGGAATAGTGTCTCTATTGCAGGTATAAGCCCCTATaaataagcaaacaaacaaacaaaacaagttagtTCAGCAAACAAAGTCAACTATTCAAGTGTaactgaacaaaacaaaacttgcatACCTTTTGCCTATCAGAAATGAAGACAAACTGAAGCTCCtctggcctccctatatcatcagcaaaaatttccaaaaatcatATCTAAGACTCCCTGGTTTCTTGTTCCACAACAGCCATGGCTACTGGAAAAATGTTGTCATTTGCATCCTTGGCAGTGGCAGATAAGATTTGCCCACCAAATCTGTGCTTTATGTGACAACCATCTAAACCTATAAATGGCCTGCATCCACCTAAAAATCCTACCTTCTGAGCATTGAACCTAACATACATCCTCTTAAATTTTGGCTAGGAAGTCTCCTCAACCATTTCTATCTGCAGTATAACCCTACTCCCCTTGTCTACAGTGGTTATCATTTGTGCATAGTCCCTAAGGACACCATATTGCAGTTGCTCATCTCCATTTATCAAATCCTTTGCCTTTCTCTTTGATCTATACACTTGGTTTACACTTAGGTCAACAGATAAATTTTGCATCACATGGTTATGTACACCACTTACCtcccaatttggatttttgctaaaatcctcAATGAACCTCTTAGCAACATAAGCTGATGTTACTTGGCTGTTTTTGAAAGACTTGGGACAAGTACAGTCATCAGTCAAGGTcttaatttgaaatgttagcTCTCCACTTATTTGAAATGCATAACATCTCCACCCACACCCATTCTTGCAGTGAACTgatatcttggtcttctcattaagcttgaatttgatGTCAATAGGTTTTTTGATTGCATACTCCCTCAAAGCAGCTCTGAACACCTTTGCATTAGGGaacttcatctccttcttcaGTACAACATTTCTCATGTCACTCTTAGCATTAAACTCTACTTGCTCAGGTACCTGCTAATCATCAGACCCATCCATGCTTACCAGGTCATCCTCAAGGGCTGGCTCAGCCCACTCAGGGTCTGTGTggggtgcattgcttgattctggggctgtgtggggtgcattgcttgattctgggTTTGTATTGGGAGCAGAACCTTGTGGAGCTGAGTTTTGAGCAGCAAATACATCATCACCAAAGTCATCCCCCTCTAGGCCTTCATTTagccaatcatcatcatcatcatcatcatctccttcaACATTCTGTTCTTCATCTCTTGCATCAATGTCAACAtcctcaacatcttcttcatcatcaccCTCATCATTATTctcatcatcattctcatcatcttcatcatcatcattatccaATTCTATTTCAACCCTTGCTGCATCACCACTTACATCACCACCTGCATGACCACCCTACACCATCTGCCACTCCCCCTGCATCACCACCTACACCACCATCTGCCACCCCCCCTGCATCAGGATACTCAACTGCCAATGGCTCCACATCTATGTCAGTAtagattatgattttttcaGCATACCATGCCTTATGAAGGTTAGTCATGTTTACGACATCTGTATCTGTTTCTATGTCTCTTAAATCATGTTGTAGATCGCCATCAGGAATTAAATACTTATATCTACTGTGTTCCTTAGGAGCACCAACTAGATGGCATAAATCCCGAATTTCAAAGTAACTCAACTTGTCAGGGTCAATCTTTGTCAGTAAACGTACAGACCCACCCACATATTGTATGGTTGGCTCCTCCACAAAACACCCTTAACATGAATTTCAAGGTCAAATGTGAAGTCAACCATCTGcaattaaaataagtattttgttTACACACACTGACATGCAAAAAGTGACAAGAAGCCAAAAGAGACAACAAGCCAACAAATTGACAACAACACACGGACAAAGGACCACATAAAGCACATGCAAAACCAGATTCCCAACAAATTCATAGGGACCACACTACCCACACTTCACAAACAAGTGCAATCATTGACAAATAAACTTGATTCCTTCAGGTATATGCATTATAGAAACAACCATAGCAAAATGCATATCCTAAGCGATTCTACACATAAATAGCAAAATGctaatttaacatacaaaaaaaaatttattgtgaagatGAACAGCAAAACCTAACTACGTGGGTGGGTcaccataaaaaaatgacatcaagaacccaaatgcagatgaaaaacaatcacacataccttgcctaggttcgatgatgcaaaacaagtgttttctccctctccacacgctccaaaccacgaagaacaagCCTGATTGCACCTTGAGTCTCTCTCTCGAAAAGTGTTTgagttttaggggttttgattcgcgttatgttctgttttggggttaaaaggtgtttttgtaacggcagaGACCGAAGTGGGTTACGGAGAGTGACGGAAACACACCTCAGGTGGgataagtgatacttttcaaaccacgggtaggcaaagtgattttcgcccaaaccacaggtgggttatgtgtaattatccctttttaatttctatatCTATGTTTTTCTAGGCAACCAAACAGATTTCTTCTGTGTTCTACGTTAAAGATTTTGGGTGTTGATATATTGCTTTGTTGACTAtataaaagttagttaaaagattaaaaaaaagggtttttaaGTGAacgaattgttttgcatttgaTAGAAGTGTGGAGAATGTTGGATTTGAGTTTCTAAAGGATTTATTCTAAGATGGGTTTCTGgggaaagtttctaaagttatttatttatttgggtcaTATTGCATTAAATGGGcgggttactaattaaatgggttagGCGGataatgaataattaatttatatataaacgggtcataaatggataaatgggtaattacGCACCCAACTCATTTATTATGACCCAACTcgcccatttgccacccctattTAATAGATAACCAGAACTCAAATCTTCTccagtctctctctttctagttTATCTCATTCCTCTCTCTTGGTTCCTCCATCTCAAGTCCACCTAGGTTGGCATCTGCATAGCTCACCACACTGACAGTAAGATGCACGGCAACACCGCCGCAAGAGTCATCGTCTTGCTACACAAGGAGAGTGGTTGCTCCAAGTCGAAGCTGGAGATGTCGATTCCAACACTTGGATCACCTCTCGTTGGTCTAGATCGCAATCTAGGTatctttgattttgttattaCAGTTGTTGGTGGCTCATTTCAATAGCACTATCCTATTGGTGAGATCGACAAGTACAAGGTCTTGAGATTTGATCTGAAGGGTTGGTTTGAAAACGGGTTGACCAGATATTTCTTGGGTTGTGGCTAGTtgaatttaagtagttgttggTTGCCAAACTTCAGGCGGTTAAGTCGTAGTTAGTCTGTGAGGGGTGAACGATGGTCACTTGGAGCATCTTGGATTTGTGGTTGAAGTTTGATGTTTTAGTTGCGTCTTGAGTAGTGTTGGCGAGAAGGCTTAGATTTGTGATTCACAGCAAAGGGATTCACCTAGAGACATTAGCAGGGTAGAGAGACATTAGCACGAATGtggattttcttgatttttttggtattgtatagattttttttttttttttgtatttgtttttgtgtttgaatctcaagaaatttttttttctttttagaaacaactgctaagaaaataagaaattgataattttgttatttaaattgttattataaagttttgaaattttatttgaattgttatttatattttttaaatgctgacatggcCTTTTTGCCATCTAAGCACCGATGTGgtcaacaaaatataaacacaccaacatcaaatttaatttaattttttaatattagacaTGTCAAAAATGCAATCTATTAGTCATGTAGACATTTTCTGTTAATGAGTTAACGATAGACAGATATGAACTAAATTaactacaaattaaaaataatataaattaaattaattattaccaaaatataaaaagtaaatatatttttccctttgtttttccGTTCAATCATTGAAGCCCCAATTCATTCCACGCCTTGAAAttgccaaaagaagaaaagaaacaaaatccaatcaaaCAGAAAAAAGATTAACCAGTTCCCGACAGATACTTTTCTTCCTTATAGACTCAATCAAAACCCTCAATCACTCCCTCCCTAAAAATCATTAAcccattttcaaatttcaaattcactGAAATCCAAGTAACTCTCAACACATAAAAGACCGAGACAGAGTCATAAtcacaaagagagaaagaaaactgAAGAACCTGAAGTGGAGATGGCGACACTTCAGAAATTCAAGCTACTAGCTACGCAATGCGGCGTGGCTCCGAGCCCCACTCGGAGCCCAAGGACGAGCCCAGTGGTCCAACTCCCTCGGCGCAAGACCACTCTGCGAATGCTCCTCAGCCGAAGCCGCTCAAACCCGCCGTTTCCGCCACTAATTCCGTCGATATTTTCACCGCAAAAGAAGGacaagaagaaggagaaagaaaaggattCAATGGCGGTGCAGAGTCACACTCTCAAGGACCTGTTCGTGTCTTCGCCGCCTCTCGAACTCGAAGAGACTCATGGTGGAGAAATGGAAGAGAGGCTTGGTTTGGTTGGGAGCGGAGGAATTGGATGCGGTTTTGATAATTGGAGAGCCGGACCGGGTTCGCCGAAACCGGTCTGGAATGGTTTCCGTTACAGGTCGTTGTTAAGGAGGGCTTGGCGTCCTGTGCTGACTACTATTCCTGAGTAGTCACTAGTTAATGAGGCCAAATTTTCGACATAACTTTTCAAGTTTACCCactaaaaatatgaaaacaataATGTTTTAATAGTTAGGTGGGTTAGTTCAGAATTTTGAAGTGTTCATGATAGAGCTTATCATTGgaacaattaatatatttttgttcGTCTGTTGTTGTCGCTGCTGCCGCCGTTGTCATAGAGGTTAGATTCTATTTCTAGTGTTAACGGTAATTAAGAGTTCTCTGTATTTCCAAATTTCGTAGAAATGAAAGCCTTGTATgctacttctcaaaaaaatgtgCTGCTATATATTGCGTTAAGGTTACTATGAAGTTGAAGTTatgaatctatatatatatatgatgctgttgcttatttttttgtgtatttctttaaatttttttctttggtagATGGTTGTTAAGGTCACCATGATGTTAGTCTATTTTATGGTACGTTTCTGGGACTTTAATTGTAAGAAAATCTATCAAACAAAATAATGGACGTGATACAAGATTGATAAAACGCTCCTTTTTAGACATGTATCATGTTTGTGTCAAAGTTCAGCGCacaagccaaagccaaagccaaaccGAATCTTCAAAATAAATTCCGATGATTGTCGTGTCACATTTCATATCCAGGACCAGGGAAAAGctgttgcttcttcttcttcttcttttgctttttgtgATGGTGGTCCTCTTGGACTGCTTTTCAAGATAAAGAATTCAGTGGAAAGTGAAAGTAAAAGTGCGTTGGACCAGGACTAGGACTGTGGCTCATGGACGCAAGAGAATATTTGTTAAGGCTAGAAGAGAACCATCCACTCCGTGAAAAGGCAAAAGATAAAGCCACGCTCAGTCAAAGGTGGTCTTGGCTTCACATTTTGAAAATTCCCCCCTTTATATATTATTCGTGCGGTATAATAATAGTGTAAGAAATTTTGTGGGAGAAGAACTATTCTTATCcttgccccttttttttttttttttttttttcgtgttttcctttttttttttttaatttaatcgTTGAAATACTTGAGATttaaacattaaattttttcactttcacactaaaaagtaaaattgttatatattatttatttttgggaagCCATCACCCATGATTAAAGAAGTGggttgttttcttaaaaaataaatttaaatagaaaaagtaCCGAGCTAGCGGTGTTACTTTATGCAGCTTGTAATATGTGAATTTCTTaacatagcttttttttttttttggctaaaataaCATAGCTTATTAAAGTTAACAAGAGCGCGCGGTTTTTATCCTAATTTTCATCCTTTGTATTAGTAAAATTCCTTTTGCCTATGCAAGAAAGAATTTGATTGAGAAAATTGGGCCTCGCCTTGGTCTCATGAGATGATGAGAGCATGAGCGTATTGTTTCTCCACAGTTCGAACTACGTCCAAGAATAGCACATcaacaatcaaattatcaaaaattttaaataaattaaattaaattaaaatgagacTCCTTCAGTCGTTTTCAATTTTAAGACttgagaaatttcttcatttttaccATTAGAGTTTATACACATTAAATTACATTTAGGAATGTACTATTTGGACGACAAGTTGAGCTAAGCTCTGTTTTGCATGACTCCTTTAAAGCCTACGTATTTCAGATAAGAATCAAAGCAAAGTAAATCAAAGAGAATCTCTGCAAATAGACTTGCTAGCTTTAATCCAACTGGGATCTTCCAACAATCAATTTTATCAATATACATGGCAGTGCGGACGTATTGAGTTCAATTCTGGACCACAACATTGAAGAAAAGCATAGAAATGATTGGCTCTGAGAAGAAATAATTTGTGGGGCTCATACTTAAAGTCACTTTAGAAGATTCTTGCTCATCCAATCGAACTTACAACTTTTGCTTCTATAAACCagaattattacattttttttttttcttgacaaaCTCAATAAAATGCCTAAGTCCACATTCCGAATGGAACGGAGATATGGGAAGTACTAATTACAATATTGAActcaaattaaattgttttcaaaaaaatgcaATTGCTTTTATTCACCTTCAcatttaagttatttttttgggggctggacttttttttttttcttttttctttttttttttttttcgtttcaGCCGGACAAATTTAAGCTAACTGAGCATTTCTATTCTTTGGAAACAAAAATTCTCTAACGGTACAGAGGACAAAAAATTAGTCAATCACTGTCTGCTGTTAGTCAATTGGGTTTTATGATTGCCGCAAGTTAGTGTCATAATCTCCTCCAGTGCATCCGTTGCCCCGTGGAGACTTTGACATAGCCTTGGTGGAGCTGTCAATGCTTATTATCTGGAGGTACAACCCGCTCCAAGAATCTACGTATCATCTCGTAACTGGTAAATGTAATAACAGCGGATGGAGTTGTTCTCAACAGATTAGTTGCACAACCACGGTAAAAGCCAGTAAGGCCTTCCTTTCGGAACACCTTCTTAACACAATCAATAACCCCTGCATATTGGACTTCAGTATTTCTGGCCTGCCCTTGCTCTTGCAGCCGGGAACGCACTACCTggttatttaaatttcaatcaggacaacaaaaacaaagcatgAGAAAGCTGGAAAGGGAGAGTTTCTCAGGCATTAGGCCATACTTCAGTTTGGCAAAAGAAGAGTGCAGCCAAACATACCTCATGTGGGTAAGTCATCACGGAGGCAACTACTTTTGCTACTGACGATGCAACAGCAACGTTTCCTGGACTCAACGTATCAACTGTTGTGTTACCtgacaatttaaatttttaagatCAACACCAATTAAATGTAAGAAAACACAGAAAATTCTAGCATATTTAACCCAATAAAGAACTAAACAAATCAGCAGTACCCCTTCTTGCCATATAAGACTTGATCTTTTCATATGCAGGAAATTGAATGGCAACATGACTTATCCCGGCCAATGAAGGAACAATGCCACtgtttcaaaccaaaaaaatatcgTGACAAAAAGAATACAGCATGGAGATTTTCTTTGTTGAATTAAAAGATGTGGAAAGCACACTTCAGTAATCGCTTTGAGCAGAATGGGTCTCAATCATTCTAACAAatctttttataatataatttataaccAATTTAAGTAAAAGAGTAGCTAGCTGCATTAGTTACCACAATTATTCATAAATGTATTTAAGATTGGATCCCAAATATTGGTCATTTGCAAACTCACATAATACACATCAAACTAAGGAAGAACTTACCTATACATTCCTCGAATGCCTTCCTCTTGTGCTATCCTTGTCAAAGCAGAAAGCATACCTTTGTAAGGAATTACATCCCGCCTCATTCCCTGTGTCTGAATgaagatgaaaaagaaatgatTATCCGAAACACCTCAATGAAACATAAACAAAATGTGATATGTCGGGAAACTTGGGTATTACCAGCCATATCatgttattacattacaatatcATTTTACAAAAGACAATGCATATTCTGAGCAGCTTTCAAGCACAGA
Coding sequences within:
- the LOC126689584 gene encoding uncharacterized protein LOC126689584 — protein: MEIYKEVLPPMPGQSEWAETGQPALLAPHIYKPPGRPPKQRKRASDEPRNPYKASRQNRPIRCGKCKKEGHNSRWCKVGITGETPWQRRQRLQREKAAREGVPAPRSAPQPPSQQPTQTYNMMSATQPSSSQQGNQPRPSYKRAGWLSSSHN
- the LOC126689602 gene encoding nicotinamide adenine dinucleotide transporter 2, mitochondrial-like isoform X2, which produces MTRTRDSCDGPTTSDVICNACAGASAGAIAATFVCPLDVIKTRLQVHGLPPVHKGSIIITSLKDILRTEGFKGMYRGLSPTIVALLPNWAVYFTVYEQLKGLLHSHAAAGAGAATSITTNPLWVVKTRLQTQGMRRDVIPYKGMLSALTRIAQEEGIRGMYSGIVPSLAGISHVAIQFPAYEKIKSYMARRGNTTVDTLSPGNVAVASSVAKVVASVMTYPHEVVRSRLQEQGQARNTEVQYAGVIDCVKKVFRKEGLTGFYRGCATNLLRTTPSAVITFTSYEMIRRFLERVVPPDNKH
- the LOC126689592 gene encoding uncharacterized protein LOC126689592, whose amino-acid sequence is MATLQKFKLLATQCGVAPSPTRSPRTSPVVQLPRRKTTLRMLLSRSRSNPPFPPLIPSIFSPQKKDKKKEKEKDSMAVQSHTLKDLFVSSPPLELEETHGGEMEERLGLVGSGGIGCGFDNWRAGPGSPKPVWNGFRYRSLLRRAWRPVLTTIPE
- the LOC126689602 gene encoding nicotinamide adenine dinucleotide transporter 2, mitochondrial-like isoform X1 — encoded protein: MTRTRDSCDGPTTSDVICNACAGASAGAIAATFVCPLDVIKTRLQVHGLPPVHKGSIIITSLKDILRTEGFKGMYRGLSPTIVALLPNWAVYFTVYEQLKGLLHSHGDSDNQLTIGANMLAAAGAGAATSITTNPLWVVKTRLQTQGMRRDVIPYKGMLSALTRIAQEEGIRGMYSGIVPSLAGISHVAIQFPAYEKIKSYMARRGNTTVDTLSPGNVAVASSVAKVVASVMTYPHEVVRSRLQEQGQARNTEVQYAGVIDCVKKVFRKEGLTGFYRGCATNLLRTTPSAVITFTSYEMIRRFLERVVPPDNKH